One genomic segment of Chitinophaga parva includes these proteins:
- the rpmD gene encoding 50S ribosomal protein L30 → MAKIKVTQVKSGIDRPEKQKLTLKALGLTKLNRSVEVEATPQVLGMVRAVDHLVKVEEVKG, encoded by the coding sequence ATGGCAAAGATCAAAGTTACCCAGGTAAAAAGTGGTATCGACCGTCCGGAAAAGCAGAAGCTGACCCTGAAAGCACTGGGCCTGACTAAGCTGAACCGCTCTGTAGAAGTAGAAGCAACTCCCCAGGTACTGGGTATGGTGCGCGCGGTAGACCATCTGGTAAAGGTAGAAGAGGTTAAAGGATAA
- the rplO gene encoding 50S ribosomal protein L15, translating to MNLHNLKPAEGAVHKAKRLGRGEASGKGGTATKGNKGAQSNTGYKSKRGNEGGQMPIQRRLPKRGFKSIDGTEYKVFNLGQLDHLVEKYGLTEFTLESLYMNGLINKTAKVKILATGELKGKVTLKVNAISEKAKAAVEAAGGSVELI from the coding sequence ATGAACCTGCATAATTTAAAGCCTGCTGAAGGCGCAGTACATAAAGCAAAACGTCTTGGTCGTGGTGAAGCATCCGGCAAGGGTGGTACCGCTACCAAGGGTAACAAAGGTGCACAGTCTAACACCGGTTACAAGAGCAAAAGAGGTAATGAAGGTGGCCAGATGCCCATTCAGCGCCGTTTGCCGAAACGTGGTTTCAAGAGCATCGATGGTACTGAATACAAAGTATTTAACCTGGGGCAGCTCGATCACCTGGTAGAAAAATACGGTCTCACAGAATTTACCCTGGAATCGCTGTACATGAACGGCCTCATCAACAAGACTGCGAAAGTTAAGATCCTCGCAACTGGTGAGCTGAAAGGCAAAGTGACCTTGAAAGTGAACGCGATCAGTGAAAAAGCCAAAGCTGCAGTGGAAGCTGCCGGTGGTTCTGTAGAACTGATCTAA
- the secY gene encoding preprotein translocase subunit SecY has translation MKKFIETIKNIWSIEDLRNRILTTLLLTLIYRAGSYVTLPGINPNALNALSESGNKGILGLFNMFAGGSFLRASIFALGIMPYISASIAIQLLTIAVPYFQKLQKEGESGRKKINQYTRLLTVAVTGAQAFAYVAYIRTQFGPAMLAEYSPLLFIITTTVLLTAGTLFVMWLGEKITDKGIGNGTSIIIMVGILARLPQSVLQEITTRSAEGPGGWLKFLVELTVFVFITIGMILLVQGTRRVPVNYAKRIVGNKQFGGVRQFIPLKVNAAGVMPIIFAQAIMFIPATVIGFAASSSDSASGFMRIFSDHTNPWYNLIYALLVIIFTYFYTALMFNPNEMANEMKRNNGFIPGIKPGEPTANFIGAVMDRITLPGAFFLAFIGILPGLAAATSMNTSFATFFGGTSLLIMVGVILDTLQQIESQLLMRHYDGMMSTGRIQGRTSTNPVAGF, from the coding sequence GTGAAGAAATTTATTGAAACTATTAAGAACATCTGGAGTATAGAAGATCTGCGTAACCGCATTCTCACCACGTTGCTCCTGACCCTGATCTATCGCGCAGGTTCCTATGTCACACTGCCCGGGATTAACCCAAATGCCCTCAACGCACTGAGCGAGTCCGGTAATAAAGGTATCCTTGGCCTGTTCAACATGTTTGCAGGTGGTTCCTTCCTCCGTGCGTCCATCTTTGCACTGGGTATCATGCCCTATATCTCTGCATCGATCGCCATCCAGCTGCTGACCATCGCGGTACCTTATTTCCAGAAACTCCAGAAAGAAGGTGAAAGCGGCCGTAAAAAGATCAACCAGTACACCCGCCTGCTCACGGTAGCCGTAACCGGCGCCCAGGCATTTGCGTATGTAGCCTATATTAGAACGCAGTTCGGCCCGGCTATGCTGGCCGAATACAGCCCGCTCCTGTTTATCATCACCACAACTGTATTACTCACCGCAGGTACCCTCTTCGTGATGTGGCTCGGCGAGAAGATCACTGATAAAGGCATTGGCAACGGTACTTCCATCATCATCATGGTGGGCATTTTGGCCCGTCTGCCGCAGTCTGTCCTGCAGGAAATCACCACCCGCTCCGCGGAAGGCCCCGGTGGCTGGCTGAAATTCCTGGTGGAACTGACCGTATTCGTATTCATCACCATCGGTATGATCCTGCTGGTACAGGGTACCCGCCGTGTTCCGGTGAATTATGCAAAACGTATCGTAGGCAACAAACAATTTGGTGGTGTACGTCAGTTCATCCCCCTGAAAGTAAATGCCGCCGGCGTTATGCCCATCATCTTCGCCCAGGCGATCATGTTCATCCCCGCTACCGTGATCGGTTTTGCTGCTTCCTCTTCCGACAGCGCCTCCGGTTTCATGCGCATATTCAGCGACCATACCAATCCCTGGTATAACCTGATCTACGCACTGCTGGTAATAATATTCACTTACTTCTACACCGCCCTGATGTTCAACCCGAACGAAATGGCGAATGAAATGAAACGTAATAATGGTTTTATCCCCGGTATAAAACCCGGTGAGCCTACCGCCAACTTCATTGGCGCCGTAATGGACCGTATTACCCTGCCGGGTGCATTCTTCCTGGCATTTATCGGTATCCTGCCCGGCCTGGCCGCCGCCACTTCCATGAACACCAGCTTTGCCACCTTCTTTGGTGGTACCTCCCTGTTGATCATGGTGGGTGTTATTCTGGATACCCTGCAGCAGATCGAAAGCCAGCTGCTCATGCGCCACTACGACGGTATGATGAGCACCGGCCGCATCCAGGGCAGAACCTCTACCAATCCCGTAGCGGGCTTCTAG
- the map gene encoding type I methionyl aminopeptidase, translating to MIHYKTKEEIEIMRKSALLVSATLEAVAKELKPGMTTDQVDTLVGQFIRDNGAIPSFLNYQGFPKNSCISVNEAVVHGIPGAYVIKEGDVVSVDVGVLLNGYHGDSAYTFAMAGAQDYILKLLAATKTSLYKGIEKAVVGNRIGDIAYAIQEYTEKERGYGVVRELVGHGLGRNLHEDPQVPNYGKRGSGPVMKEGLVIAIEPMINLGKKDVEYSEDGWTVVTRDGKASAHFEHNIAVGKGKPDILSSFTGIEAAERANPALAVLN from the coding sequence ATGATCCACTATAAGACGAAAGAAGAAATAGAGATAATGCGTAAAAGCGCATTGCTGGTAAGTGCCACCCTTGAAGCGGTGGCCAAGGAACTGAAGCCGGGCATGACGACAGACCAGGTGGATACGCTGGTGGGCCAGTTTATCCGGGATAACGGTGCCATCCCCTCTTTTTTAAATTACCAGGGATTTCCTAAAAATAGCTGCATTTCTGTGAACGAGGCCGTGGTGCACGGCATTCCCGGTGCCTACGTGATCAAGGAAGGGGATGTGGTATCGGTAGACGTGGGCGTATTGCTCAACGGCTACCATGGCGACAGCGCCTATACCTTTGCTATGGCCGGCGCCCAGGACTACATCCTGAAGCTGCTGGCGGCCACCAAGACCTCCCTGTACAAGGGCATTGAAAAGGCGGTGGTAGGTAACCGTATTGGGGATATTGCCTATGCCATCCAGGAATATACCGAGAAAGAACGTGGCTATGGCGTGGTTCGCGAGCTGGTAGGCCATGGCCTGGGCAGGAACCTGCATGAAGACCCGCAGGTGCCCAACTATGGTAAGCGCGGCAGTGGCCCCGTGATGAAAGAGGGGCTGGTGATCGCCATTGAGCCGATGATCAACCTGGGCAAAAAGGATGTGGAATACAGCGAAGATGGCTGGACGGTAGTAACCCGCGACGGGAAGGCTTCCGCTCACTTTGAGCACAACATAGCGGTAGGGAAGGGCAAGCCAGATATCCTGTCGTCCTTCACGGGAATTGAGGCGGCAGAGCGGGCCAATCCGGCACTGGCGGTCCTGAACTAG
- the infA gene encoding translation initiation factor IF-1 has product MAKQALIKQDGIILEALSNAMFRVKLENGHEILATISGKMRMHYIRILPGDKVGVEMSPYDLSRGRIIFRYK; this is encoded by the coding sequence ATGGCAAAACAGGCATTGATCAAACAGGATGGAATTATTCTCGAAGCCTTGTCTAACGCGATGTTCCGCGTGAAGCTGGAAAACGGGCATGAAATCCTGGCCACCATTTCTGGAAAAATGAGGATGCACTACATCCGTATTTTGCCGGGCGACAAAGTGGGGGTGGAAATGAGCCCTTACGATTTGAGCCGCGGCCGCATTATTTTCAGGTATAAGTAA
- the rpmJ gene encoding 50S ribosomal protein L36 has translation MKVRAAIKKRSADCKIVRRKGVLLVINKKNPRFKQRQG, from the coding sequence ATGAAGGTAAGAGCTGCAATTAAGAAAAGAAGCGCTGATTGCAAAATCGTTCGCAGAAAAGGCGTTCTCTTGGTAATCAACAAGAAAAATCCCCGTTTTAAACAACGCCAGGGATAA
- the rpsM gene encoding 30S ribosomal protein S13 gives MARIAGIDLPKNKRGEIGLTYIFGIGSSTAKYILGKAGIDVNKKVKDWNDEDQAAIRNIINAEFKVEGQLRSEVQMNIKRLLDIACYRGLRHRKGLPVRGQRTRTNSRTRKGKRKTVAGKKKATKK, from the coding sequence ATGGCACGTATAGCCGGTATAGATCTTCCTAAAAATAAAAGAGGGGAAATTGGCCTCACCTATATCTTCGGTATTGGCAGCAGCACTGCCAAGTACATCCTGGGTAAAGCAGGCATTGATGTGAACAAAAAGGTAAAGGACTGGAACGATGAGGACCAGGCTGCGATCCGTAACATCATCAATGCTGAATTCAAGGTAGAAGGTCAGTTGCGTTCTGAGGTACAGATGAATATCAAGCGTCTGCTGGATATTGCCTGCTACCGTGGCCTCCGTCACAGGAAAGGTCTGCCGGTAAGAGGTCAGCGTACCCGTACAAACAGCCGCACCCGCAAAGGTAAACGTAAGACCGTTGCAGGTAAGAAGAAGGCCACCAAGAAATAG
- the rpsK gene encoding 30S ribosomal protein S11 gives MAKANNSKAPAKKRVVKVDNYGDVHISASFNNIIVSITNKQGQVISWSSAGKMGFKGSKKNTPYAAQLAASDAAKVAIDAGLKRADVFVKGPGAGRESAIRAIAGSGIEVTLIKDVTPLPHNGCRPPKKRRV, from the coding sequence ATGGCAAAAGCAAATAACAGCAAAGCTCCTGCTAAAAAAAGAGTTGTTAAGGTTGACAACTACGGAGATGTACATATCTCAGCTAGCTTCAATAACATCATTGTAAGCATCACCAATAAACAGGGTCAGGTTATCTCCTGGTCTTCTGCCGGTAAAATGGGTTTCAAGGGTTCCAAGAAGAACACGCCCTACGCTGCACAGCTGGCCGCCAGCGATGCCGCTAAAGTTGCCATTGACGCTGGTCTGAAAAGAGCAGACGTATTTGTAAAAGGCCCCGGTGCCGGCCGCGAAAGCGCGATCCGTGCCATCGCAGGTTCCGGTATCGAAGTAACCCTGATCAAGGACGTTACGCCCCTGCCGCACAATGGCTGCCGTCCTCCCAAGAAACGTCGCGTATAG
- the rpsD gene encoding 30S ribosomal protein S4, producing MARYTGPKTKISRIFGEPILGNGKYLGKNSNPPGQHGATRKRKQLGEYALQLREKQKAKYTYGLLEKQFRNLFDEANRRKGVTGEVLIKLLEARLDNTVFRMGIAPSRPAARQLVSHKHVTVNGAVVNTPSYQLKPGDVISLKGKTANNTALTSVIRGKNPKFSWLDWNEKELKGIFISYPEREAVPENIKEQLIVELYSK from the coding sequence ATGGCAAGGTATACAGGTCCCAAGACCAAGATCTCCAGAATCTTCGGTGAGCCCATTCTCGGTAATGGCAAGTATTTAGGTAAGAACAGCAACCCTCCCGGTCAGCACGGTGCTACCCGTAAGCGTAAACAGCTCGGTGAATACGCCCTGCAGCTAAGAGAGAAACAGAAAGCAAAGTACACCTATGGTTTGCTGGAAAAGCAATTCCGCAACCTGTTTGACGAAGCAAACCGTCGTAAAGGTGTAACCGGTGAAGTATTGATCAAATTGCTGGAAGCGCGCCTGGACAACACCGTATTCCGCATGGGTATCGCTCCGAGCCGTCCTGCTGCCCGTCAGCTGGTGTCTCACAAGCATGTTACAGTAAATGGCGCGGTAGTAAATACCCCGTCTTACCAGCTGAAACCCGGTGACGTGATCTCCCTGAAAGGTAAAACTGCAAACAATACTGCCCTGACCAGCGTTATCCGTGGTAAGAATCCGAAGTTCAGCTGGCTGGATTGGAATGAGAAAGAACTGAAAGGTATCTTCATTTCCTATCCGGAGCGTGAAGCAGTTCCCGAGAACATCAAGGAACAACTGATCGTAGAGTTGTACTCTAAATAA
- a CDS encoding DNA-directed RNA polymerase subunit alpha: MAILNFQKPDKIVLQKSTDFEAQFEFRPLEPGYGVTIGNALRRVLLSSLEGYAIVGIKIEGADHEFATLKGVTEDVTEIILNLKQVRFKKITDADVQQNEKIQLSIKGKTEFRADMIEKATSTFQVMNPELLICTLDPSAKLDIELTISRGRGYVPAEENRPKDAVFGYIAIDSVFTPIKNVKYSIENTRVEQKTDYEKLIMDVITDGTIHPEEAVKQASRILIQHLMIITDENISFDTKDTEKEDVVDEQTLQLRKILKTPLEDLDLSVRAFNCLKAAKINSLSELVQYEQEELMKFRNFGQKSLSEIEQVLNERGLHFGMDLSKLKLEEE; this comes from the coding sequence ATGGCAATTTTAAATTTCCAGAAGCCTGATAAGATCGTATTGCAGAAGTCAACCGACTTTGAAGCCCAATTCGAATTCCGTCCTTTAGAGCCAGGGTATGGTGTGACAATCGGTAACGCATTGCGCCGCGTATTGCTGTCTTCTCTGGAAGGCTATGCCATTGTGGGAATAAAGATTGAAGGAGCTGACCACGAATTCGCTACCCTGAAAGGTGTTACCGAAGACGTGACCGAGATCATCCTGAACCTGAAACAGGTTCGCTTCAAGAAGATCACGGATGCAGACGTTCAGCAGAACGAGAAGATCCAGCTTTCCATCAAAGGTAAGACCGAGTTCCGCGCTGATATGATCGAAAAAGCAACCAGCACTTTCCAGGTAATGAACCCTGAACTGCTGATCTGCACCCTCGATCCTTCCGCGAAACTAGACATTGAACTGACCATCAGCCGTGGCCGTGGTTATGTACCCGCAGAAGAAAACCGTCCGAAAGACGCCGTTTTCGGTTACATCGCGATCGACTCTGTATTTACGCCTATCAAGAACGTAAAGTACAGCATTGAGAACACCCGTGTGGAACAGAAGACCGACTACGAGAAGCTGATCATGGATGTTATCACTGATGGCACCATCCACCCGGAAGAAGCAGTAAAACAGGCTTCCCGTATCCTGATCCAACACCTGATGATCATCACCGATGAGAACATCAGCTTCGATACCAAGGATACCGAGAAGGAAGATGTAGTGGACGAACAGACCCTGCAGCTGCGCAAGATCCTGAAAACTCCGCTGGAAGACCTGGACCTGAGCGTACGCGCCTTCAACTGCCTGAAAGCCGCCAAGATCAACTCCCTGAGCGAACTGGTACAGTACGAACAGGAAGAACTGATGAAGTTCCGCAACTTCGGTCAGAAATCCCTCAGCGAAATCGAACAGGTGCTCAATGAAAGAGGCCTGCACTTCGGTATGGACCTGTCCAAACTGAAGCTGGAAGAAGAATAG
- the rplQ gene encoding 50S ribosomal protein L17: MRHGNKLNRLSRTSAHRKALMSNLACELISHKRITTTLAKAKALRVYIEPMLTRAKVDSTHNRRIIFSYLQDKEAIKEIFGVISEKIASRPGGYTRIIKLGKRIGDAAETALIELVDFNEVYGKEAAAAAAPAKKTRRAGGAKKKSEEAAAEAAAPATEEKAGE, translated from the coding sequence ATGCGTCACGGTAACAAATTAAACCGCCTTAGCAGAACTTCTGCCCACCGTAAAGCCTTAATGAGCAACCTGGCTTGCGAACTGATCAGCCACAAGCGTATCACCACCACCCTGGCTAAAGCCAAGGCCCTGCGTGTATACATTGAGCCCATGCTGACCAGAGCTAAAGTAGACTCTACCCACAACCGTAGAATCATCTTCAGCTACCTGCAGGACAAAGAAGCCATCAAGGAAATCTTTGGTGTGATCAGCGAAAAGATTGCTAGCCGTCCTGGTGGTTACACCCGTATCATCAAGCTGGGTAAACGTATTGGCGATGCCGCAGAAACCGCGCTGATCGAACTGGTAGACTTCAACGAAGTATACGGTAAAGAAGCTGCTGCCGCTGCTGCTCCCGCTAAGAAGACCCGCCGCGCCGGTGGTGCCAAGAAAAAAAGTGAAGAAGCTGCCGCTGAAGCTGCTGCTCCTGCTACCGAAGAGAAAGCAGGCGAATAA
- the carA gene encoding glutamine-hydrolyzing carbamoyl-phosphate synthase small subunit, translating to MPNARNIQPAMLLLEDGTVFKGKAFGKIGTASGELCFNTGMTGYQEVFTDPSYKGQVLIMNNCYTGNYGTKAADVESPDVKISGLICKNIAYNYSRLQADQSLEQFLLQNNVVTIYDVDTRALVTHIRSKGAMNCIISSEILDEAELKAELAKVPSMEGLALCAEVSTKEAYNVGNPEAPIRIAVMDNGVKRNMLKCLSEKGAYLKVFPTDTPFEVAEEFKPHAYFVSNGPGDPAPLTYAIDTVKKILAAGRPMFGICLGHQLLALANGMSTYKMHHGHRGLNHPVKNLQTGLCEITTQNHGFAVDPATLAQNDQVEVTHVNLNDESIEGIRVKNKPAFSVQYHPESTPGPHDSRYLFDDFFKMIKAHHKMA from the coding sequence ATGCCGAACGCAAGAAACATCCAGCCAGCCATGCTTCTCCTTGAAGATGGTACTGTTTTTAAAGGAAAAGCTTTTGGTAAGATCGGGACCGCCTCCGGTGAACTTTGTTTCAACACAGGCATGACCGGCTACCAGGAAGTTTTTACCGATCCGTCCTACAAAGGACAGGTTTTGATTATGAATAATTGCTACACCGGCAATTACGGAACAAAAGCAGCGGATGTAGAAAGCCCCGACGTTAAGATCAGTGGATTGATCTGTAAGAACATTGCTTATAACTACTCCCGTCTGCAGGCCGACCAGTCGCTGGAACAGTTCCTGTTGCAGAACAATGTAGTGACCATTTACGACGTGGATACCCGCGCGCTGGTAACGCATATCCGCAGCAAGGGCGCTATGAACTGCATTATCTCTTCCGAGATCCTGGATGAGGCGGAACTGAAGGCCGAACTGGCCAAGGTGCCCTCCATGGAAGGCCTGGCCCTTTGCGCGGAAGTTTCTACCAAAGAGGCTTATAACGTAGGTAATCCCGAGGCCCCTATCCGCATTGCGGTGATGGACAATGGTGTGAAACGCAATATGCTGAAATGCCTGAGCGAAAAAGGTGCTTACCTGAAGGTGTTCCCCACGGATACGCCGTTTGAAGTAGCCGAGGAATTTAAGCCCCACGCATATTTCGTGTCTAACGGTCCCGGCGATCCGGCCCCGCTGACCTACGCCATTGACACGGTGAAAAAGATCCTGGCGGCGGGGCGCCCCATGTTCGGCATTTGCCTGGGCCACCAGTTGCTGGCGCTGGCAAACGGTATGAGCACTTATAAAATGCACCACGGCCACCGCGGCCTGAACCACCCGGTGAAGAACCTGCAGACCGGCCTGTGCGAAATCACCACCCAGAACCACGGTTTTGCCGTAGATCCCGCCACCCTGGCCCAGAACGACCAGGTGGAAGTGACCCACGTTAACCTGAACGATGAATCTATCGAGGGTATCCGTGTAAAGAACAAGCCGGCATTTTCCGTGCAGTACCACCCCGAGAGCACCCCGGGCCCGCACGATAGCCGCTACCTGTTTGACGATTTCTTTAAGATGATCAAAGCACATCATAAGATGGCGTGA
- a CDS encoding pyridoxal phosphate-dependent aminotransferase — protein sequence MTPTISQRGRQMPASPIRKLVPYAEAAKKRGVKVYHLNIGQPDIETPKPVLDAVRHSDFKILEYSHSAGNESYRRKLVTYYQRFGVELDHNQIIVTTGGSEAILFGFLACLDAGDEVIIPEPFYANYNGFAAEAGVVVKAVTANIDNGFALPDLAQFEAQITPRTKAIVICNPNNPTGYVYSQEELETLSKICLKHGLFLFSDEAYREFSYNGAPFSALNLEGMENNVVVMDTISKRYSACGGRIGAFVTRNQAVLDAAMKLAQARLSPPSFAQIAGEAAVDLPADYFDGIKAEYQHRRDLLVKLINDIPGAFCPNPGGAFYAIAKLPIDNADKFCQWLLESFSWEDQTVMLAPATGFYATPGLGQQEVRLAYVLNTEDITAAMQCLKQAVAQYPAKTIQ from the coding sequence ATGACACCAACCATCAGCCAGCGCGGCCGGCAAATGCCCGCCTCCCCGATCCGTAAACTGGTACCGTATGCAGAAGCTGCCAAAAAAAGAGGCGTGAAAGTATATCACCTCAACATCGGCCAGCCGGACATTGAAACACCCAAACCGGTACTGGATGCAGTAAGGCACTCTGATTTCAAGATCCTGGAGTACAGCCACAGCGCCGGCAATGAAAGCTACCGCCGCAAGCTGGTAACCTATTACCAACGCTTTGGCGTGGAACTGGATCACAACCAGATCATTGTTACCACCGGTGGTTCTGAAGCCATCCTCTTTGGCTTCCTCGCTTGCCTGGATGCCGGTGATGAAGTGATCATCCCCGAGCCTTTTTATGCCAACTACAATGGTTTTGCGGCGGAAGCAGGCGTAGTGGTGAAAGCCGTTACCGCCAATATTGACAACGGTTTCGCCCTGCCGGACCTGGCGCAGTTTGAAGCCCAGATCACCCCGCGCACCAAAGCCATAGTAATTTGCAATCCTAACAATCCTACCGGGTATGTATACAGCCAGGAAGAACTGGAGACGCTGTCTAAAATATGCCTGAAACATGGTCTTTTCCTCTTCAGTGATGAGGCTTACCGCGAGTTCTCTTACAACGGCGCACCTTTCTCCGCCCTGAACCTGGAAGGCATGGAAAACAACGTGGTGGTGATGGACACTATTTCCAAGCGTTACAGCGCGTGTGGTGGCCGCATTGGCGCCTTTGTGACCCGGAACCAGGCCGTGCTGGATGCCGCTATGAAACTGGCCCAGGCCCGTCTCAGCCCGCCCAGTTTTGCCCAGATAGCCGGTGAAGCAGCCGTAGATCTGCCGGCTGATTATTTTGACGGGATCAAAGCTGAATACCAGCACCGCCGCGACCTGCTGGTGAAGTTGATCAATGACATCCCTGGCGCTTTCTGCCCCAATCCCGGCGGCGCTTTCTACGCAATTGCCAAACTGCCTATTGACAATGCAGACAAGTTCTGCCAATGGTTGCTGGAGTCGTTCTCCTGGGAAGACCAGACAGTAATGCTGGCTCCCGCCACCGGCTTCTACGCCACTCCCGGCCTTGGGCAACAGGAAGTGCGCCTGGCCTATGTGCTGAATACGGAAGATATCACCGCCGCCATGCAATGTTTGAAACAGGCAGTGGCCCAATATCCGGCTAAAACGATCCAATAA
- a CDS encoding DUF1573 domain-containing protein, with the protein MKKLLLSLFASALVATAAMAQAPATPATGADALVKFKTESINFGKTVLNKPVTVDYEFTNISKQPVLVEAARASCGCTTPKWTTEPVLPGKTGKITASYSANGVGQQNKTIWVKFKGLDQDKELHLSGEVTAPAATPAPAASH; encoded by the coding sequence ATGAAAAAGTTACTCTTATCCCTGTTTGCTTCTGCACTGGTAGCCACCGCGGCTATGGCCCAGGCGCCCGCTACTCCTGCTACCGGCGCTGATGCCCTGGTAAAGTTCAAAACTGAAAGCATCAACTTCGGTAAAACCGTGCTGAACAAACCCGTTACGGTTGACTATGAATTTACCAACATCTCCAAACAACCCGTACTGGTAGAAGCTGCCCGTGCATCTTGCGGTTGCACCACTCCTAAATGGACTACTGAGCCTGTACTGCCCGGCAAAACCGGTAAGATCACTGCTTCTTACTCCGCTAACGGTGTAGGCCAGCAGAACAAGACCATCTGGGTTAAATTTAAAGGGCTGGACCAGGATAAGGAACTGCACCTGAGCGGCGAGGTTACAGCACCTGCGGCAACTCCTGCTCCTGCTGCAAGCCACTAA